One region of Psychrobacter sp. DAB_AL43B genomic DNA includes:
- the rpoB gene encoding DNA-directed RNA polymerase subunit beta, translating into MAYSYTEKKRIRKSFAELPTVMDIPYLLSIQVDSYEQFLQEHKKPKARENTGLQAAYSSIFPIESHSGNAELQFVEYYLGTPEFDERECILRGSTFAAPMRVKIRLIIKDKDSKDKDSKAAIKDIREQSVYMGEMPLMTANGTFIINGTERVIVSQLHRSPGVFFDHDKGKSHSSGKVLYNARIIPYRGSWLDFEFDAKDLVFARIDRRRKLLASIILRALGLSTSEILDLFFDKVKVYKGEEQFEIDLVADRLRGEMAQFDIVTPAGDVVVEQGKRINARRIRQLEEAGMTKISIPDEYLYERILAEDIIVNDEVIAKANTLIDHELLVKLSAFEASESIKEFSILFTNDIDQGSYIADTLRADSTSSREEALVEIYKVMRPGEPPTVETAEKLFDSMFFNADRYDLSNVGRMKFNRRLGLDFVDTDDADIQRERSVLTNADIVNVLKELIEIRNGRGEVDDIDHLGNRRIRSVGEMAENQFRVGLVRVERAVKERLSSAESDNLSPQDLINSKPVAAAVKEFFGSSQLSQFMDQNNPLSEVTHKRRVSALGPGGLTRERAGFEVRDVHDTHYGRVCPIETPEGPNIGLINSLATFAKTNSFGFLETPYRRVVDGKVTDIIEYLSAIEEVGTVIAQADSPVTADGALSDEMVSVRSYGEFVRMPPEKVTHMDVSPSQVVSVAAGLIPFLEHDDANRALMGSNMQRQAVPTLRADKPLVGTGMERHVARDSGVCVIAKRGGVIEDVDASRIVVRVNEEEMIAGEAGIDIYNLVKYTRSNQNTCINQRIIVNQGDAIALGDILADGPSTDLGELALGQNIRIAFMPWNGYNFEDSILLSEKVVKEDRFTTIHIQELTCVARDTKLGTEEITADIPNVGEAALSSLDEAGIVYIGAEVDAGDILVGKVTPKGETQLTPEEKLLRAIFGEKAADVKDTSLRVPTSSKGTVIDVQVFTRDGVEKDARARAIEKSQLDSYRKDLKEELRIFEAAARGRIGNLLDGQKVSGGSGLKAGTVMALADMKDMSLETLLDIQPVEEEISERLTQIAEYLVDKQKDIDVKFAEKKRKLTAGDDLQHGVQKIVKVYLAVKRRIQPGDKMAGRHGNKGVVSRIMPVEDMPYDEHGNTVDIVLNPLGVPSRMNIGQVLETHLGMAAKGLGEKIDGMLKAQAAIKDLRDFLDQIYNKVGGEQVDLDSLTDDDIMALADNLRDGVPMGTAVFDGAHEHQVKDLLELAGMARDGQQTLYDGRTGQKFDRKVTVGYMYMLKLNHLVDDKMHARSTGSYSLVTQQPLGGKAQFGGQRFGEMEVWALEAYGATYTLQEMLTVKSDDVEGRTRMYKNIVDGEQYMDPGMPESFNVLTKEIKSLGINIELKQSN; encoded by the coding sequence ATGGCATATTCTTATACTGAAAAAAAGCGTATTCGCAAAAGTTTTGCTGAATTGCCCACTGTGATGGACATTCCCTATTTACTGTCTATTCAAGTAGATTCTTATGAGCAATTTTTGCAAGAGCACAAAAAGCCAAAAGCTCGTGAGAATACTGGTTTGCAAGCTGCGTATTCCTCTATTTTCCCAATTGAGAGTCACTCTGGTAACGCAGAGCTACAATTCGTTGAATACTATTTAGGTACGCCTGAGTTTGATGAGCGTGAATGTATTTTACGTGGCTCAACCTTTGCTGCGCCTATGCGTGTCAAAATTCGCTTAATTATCAAAGATAAAGACAGCAAAGATAAAGACAGCAAAGCAGCCATTAAAGATATCCGTGAGCAAAGCGTTTACATGGGCGAGATGCCATTGATGACCGCTAACGGTACCTTTATTATTAATGGTACTGAGCGTGTTATCGTGTCGCAATTACATCGCTCACCGGGTGTGTTCTTTGACCACGATAAAGGCAAGTCGCATTCAAGTGGTAAAGTGCTTTATAACGCCCGTATTATTCCTTACCGTGGTTCATGGCTTGACTTTGAATTCGATGCTAAAGACTTAGTTTTTGCTCGTATTGACCGTCGTCGTAAATTACTCGCGTCAATTATCCTCCGCGCTTTAGGCTTAAGCACTTCTGAGATCTTAGATTTATTCTTTGATAAAGTGAAAGTTTATAAAGGCGAAGAGCAATTCGAGATTGATCTGGTTGCGGATCGCTTACGTGGCGAGATGGCACAGTTCGATATCGTTACACCTGCAGGTGACGTGGTTGTTGAGCAGGGCAAACGTATTAATGCCCGCCGTATCCGCCAGCTTGAAGAAGCGGGTATGACGAAAATCTCGATTCCTGATGAATACTTATATGAGCGTATTTTAGCCGAAGACATCATCGTTAATGATGAAGTAATCGCTAAAGCAAACACCCTTATTGACCATGAATTATTGGTTAAATTGAGCGCGTTTGAAGCCAGTGAATCTATCAAAGAGTTCAGTATCTTATTCACTAACGATATCGATCAAGGCAGTTATATTGCCGATACGTTACGCGCTGATAGCACTTCAAGCCGCGAAGAAGCGTTGGTTGAGATTTATAAAGTCATGCGCCCAGGTGAGCCGCCAACGGTTGAAACTGCTGAGAAGTTGTTTGATAGCATGTTCTTCAACGCCGATCGTTATGACTTATCAAATGTCGGTCGTATGAAGTTTAACCGTCGTTTAGGTCTTGATTTTGTAGATACTGATGACGCTGACATTCAGCGTGAACGCAGTGTTCTAACCAATGCTGATATCGTCAATGTATTAAAAGAGCTGATTGAGATTCGTAACGGCCGCGGTGAAGTAGATGATATTGACCACTTAGGTAACCGCCGTATTCGTTCAGTGGGCGAAATGGCAGAAAACCAATTCCGTGTTGGTCTAGTGCGTGTTGAGCGTGCGGTCAAAGAGCGTTTAAGCTCAGCTGAATCTGATAACTTATCACCACAAGATTTGATTAACTCTAAGCCAGTTGCGGCTGCGGTTAAAGAGTTCTTTGGTTCAAGTCAGTTGTCACAGTTTATGGATCAGAACAATCCATTGTCTGAAGTGACGCATAAACGCCGTGTGTCAGCATTAGGACCCGGTGGTTTGACTCGTGAACGTGCTGGTTTTGAAGTACGTGACGTCCATGACACCCATTATGGTCGCGTATGTCCGATTGAGACTCCTGAAGGTCCAAACATTGGTTTGATTAACTCACTAGCGACGTTTGCTAAGACCAATAGCTTTGGCTTCTTAGAAACACCTTATCGCCGTGTAGTTGATGGTAAAGTTACGGATATTATTGAGTATCTGTCAGCGATTGAAGAAGTAGGTACAGTCATTGCACAGGCTGATTCACCAGTGACCGCTGATGGCGCGTTGTCTGATGAGATGGTCAGTGTTCGTAGCTATGGTGAATTTGTCCGTATGCCACCAGAAAAAGTGACGCATATGGATGTGTCGCCAAGTCAGGTAGTATCGGTCGCAGCAGGCTTAATTCCATTCCTAGAGCATGATGATGCTAACCGTGCCTTGATGGGTTCGAACATGCAACGTCAGGCAGTTCCTACGCTACGTGCTGATAAGCCGTTAGTAGGCACAGGTATGGAACGTCACGTTGCGCGTGACTCAGGTGTTTGTGTGATCGCTAAGCGTGGCGGTGTGATCGAAGACGTTGATGCGTCGCGTATCGTGGTTCGTGTGAACGAAGAAGAGATGATTGCTGGTGAAGCCGGTATTGATATCTATAACTTAGTTAAATACACCCGTTCGAACCAAAACACTTGTATCAACCAACGTATTATTGTTAACCAAGGTGATGCTATTGCTTTAGGTGATATCTTGGCTGATGGTCCGTCAACGGATCTTGGTGAGCTTGCATTGGGCCAGAACATCCGCATCGCATTTATGCCGTGGAATGGTTACAATTTCGAAGATTCAATCTTGTTATCTGAAAAAGTAGTGAAAGAAGATCGTTTCACCACCATTCATATTCAAGAGTTGACTTGTGTAGCGCGTGATACCAAGCTAGGTACAGAAGAGATCACTGCTGATATTCCAAACGTTGGCGAAGCTGCATTATCAAGTCTTGATGAAGCCGGTATCGTTTATATCGGTGCTGAAGTCGATGCGGGTGATATCTTAGTTGGTAAAGTCACGCCTAAAGGTGAGACACAACTAACGCCAGAAGAGAAATTACTGCGGGCTATCTTTGGTGAAAAAGCGGCTGATGTGAAAGACACGTCTTTACGTGTACCAACATCAAGCAAGGGTACGGTTATTGACGTACAAGTCTTTACCCGTGACGGCGTTGAAAAAGATGCGCGCGCACGTGCTATTGAAAAGTCACAACTTGACAGCTATCGTAAAGATTTAAAAGAAGAGCTACGTATTTTTGAAGCAGCAGCCCGTGGCCGTATTGGTAATCTATTAGATGGCCAAAAAGTCAGTGGTGGTTCTGGTCTAAAAGCCGGTACAGTCATGGCGTTGGCTGATATGAAAGATATGAGCCTTGAAACTTTACTTGATATCCAGCCAGTTGAAGAAGAAATCTCTGAGCGTTTGACGCAAATTGCAGAGTACTTAGTCGATAAGCAAAAAGACATCGATGTGAAATTTGCTGAGAAAAAACGTAAACTGACTGCAGGCGACGACTTGCAACATGGCGTGCAAAAAATCGTTAAGGTTTATCTAGCGGTTAAGCGTCGTATCCAGCCTGGTGATAAAATGGCTGGTCGTCATGGTAACAAAGGGGTTGTCTCGCGCATTATGCCAGTTGAAGACATGCCTTATGATGAGCATGGCAATACCGTCGACATCGTATTGAACCCGCTTGGTGTACCATCACGTATGAACATCGGTCAGGTATTGGAGACGCATTTAGGTATGGCGGCGAAAGGCTTGGGCGAGAAGATTGATGGTATGCTCAAAGCCCAAGCTGCGATAAAAGATTTGCGTGATTTCCTAGACCAAATCTATAACAAAGTTGGCGGCGAGCAGGTCGATCTTGATAGCTTAACCGATGATGACATCATGGCGCTAGCGGATAACTTACGTGATGGCGTACCGATGGGTACGGCAGTATTTGATGGTGCACATGAGCATCAAGTCAAAGACTTACTTGAGCTTGCGGGTATGGCGCGTGATGGTCAGCAGACGTTATATGATGGTCGTACTGGTCAGAAGTTTGATCGTAAAGTCACGGTCGGCTACATGTATATGCTTAAACTTAACCATTTGGTTGATGACAAAATGCATGCACGTTCGACTGGTTCATACTCGCTAGTAACGCAGCAGCCATTGGGCGGTAAAGCTCAGTTTGGTGGTCAGCGCTTTGGTGAGATGGAAGTCTGGGCACTAGAAGCTTACGGCGCAACATATACGCTGCAAGAGATGTTGACAGTGAAGTCGGATGACGTTGAAGGTCGTACGCGTATGTACAAAAACATCGTCGATGGTGAGCAATATATGGATCCAGGTATGCCTGAATCGTTTAACGTATTGACCAAAGAAATCAAATCACTGGGTATCAATATTGAGTTAAAACAAAGCAACTAA
- the rplL gene encoding 50S ribosomal protein L7/L12: MALSKDDVLNAIAEMSVMDIVELISAMEEKFGVTAAVAAAPAAAGPAAAAAEEKDEFDVVLASFGEKKVGVIKAVREATGLGLKEAKDLVESAPAPIKEGVNKAEAEELKKKLEEAGATVELK; this comes from the coding sequence ATGGCACTATCTAAAGATGATGTGTTAAACGCAATCGCTGAAATGTCAGTAATGGATATCGTTGAATTAATCAGCGCTATGGAAGAAAAATTCGGCGTAACAGCTGCTGTTGCTGCTGCACCTGCTGCTGCTGGTCCTGCTGCTGCTGCTGCTGAAGAAAAAGACGAGTTTGACGTAGTTCTTGCCAGCTTTGGCGAGAAGAAAGTTGGCGTAATTAAAGCCGTACGTGAAGCTACTGGTCTTGGCCTGAAAGAAGCGAAAGATTTGGTTGAAAGCGCTCCAGCTCCAATCAAAGAAGGCGTTAACAAAGCTGAAGCTGAAGAGTTGAAAAAGAAACTTGAAGAAGCTGGTGCAACTGTTGAACTAAAATAA
- the rplJ gene encoding 50S ribosomal protein L10, which yields MALTLEQKQQVVAEVSEVAANAYSAVAAEYHGIGVAKLTKLREQAREKGVVLKVVKNTLAKRAFEGTKFESMSDRMTGPLLLAFSMEDLGSAARVIYDFSQDHKALETKLVSVGGVVYGPEELERVSKLPTRDEAISILMATMNAPVTKLVQTMNAVPSKLVRTVAAIKDAKEAA from the coding sequence ATGGCATTAACGCTAGAGCAAAAACAACAAGTTGTGGCTGAAGTGTCTGAAGTTGCTGCTAATGCTTACTCAGCAGTAGCTGCCGAATATCATGGTATTGGTGTTGCAAAGCTTACTAAGCTGCGCGAACAAGCCCGTGAAAAAGGCGTCGTTTTGAAAGTGGTAAAAAATACCCTAGCAAAACGTGCGTTTGAAGGCACTAAGTTTGAGAGCATGTCAGACCGTATGACTGGTCCATTACTTTTGGCTTTCTCTATGGAAGATTTGGGATCTGCAGCTCGAGTCATTTATGACTTCAGCCAAGATCACAAAGCTTTAGAGACCAAATTGGTATCAGTTGGTGGTGTTGTTTATGGTCCAGAAGAGCTAGAGCGCGTATCGAAGCTACCAACTCGCGACGAAGCAATCTCTATCTTGATGGCTACTATGAATGCACCAGTGACCAAGCTTGTCCAGACTATGAACGCTGTTCCTAGTAAGCTTGTTCGCACGGTAGCAGCAATCAAAGACGCAAAAGAAGCGGCATAA
- the rplA gene encoding 50S ribosomal protein L1 — MSKLTKRQKEINSRIEHEKQYTIEEAVQILNDLPPLKFKESIDIAVNLGVDPRKSDQVVRGATNLPAGTGKTKRVAVFAQGAAAEAAKEAGADIVGFEDLAESIKAGNMDFDIVIAAPDAMRVVGQLGTILGPRGLMPNPKVGTVTPNVAEAVTNAKAGQAQYRVDKAGIIHTTIGQIGFTAEQVIQNAEALIADLRRAKPATSKGIFIKKITLSSTMGPGLSIDPVPYRTAK, encoded by the coding sequence ATGTCTAAGCTAACCAAACGTCAAAAAGAAATCAATAGCCGTATTGAGCACGAAAAACAATACACTATCGAAGAAGCGGTTCAAATCCTAAATGATTTGCCACCTCTAAAATTCAAAGAGTCTATTGATATCGCAGTAAACTTGGGCGTTGACCCACGTAAATCTGATCAAGTAGTTCGTGGCGCTACCAATCTACCTGCTGGTACTGGTAAAACCAAACGCGTTGCTGTATTCGCTCAAGGCGCTGCTGCTGAAGCCGCTAAAGAAGCGGGTGCTGACATCGTTGGTTTTGAAGACCTAGCAGAATCAATCAAAGCCGGTAACATGGACTTTGATATCGTTATTGCTGCTCCTGATGCAATGCGTGTTGTTGGTCAACTAGGTACTATCCTAGGCCCACGTGGTTTAATGCCTAACCCTAAAGTCGGTACAGTTACGCCTAACGTTGCTGAAGCGGTTACTAACGCTAAAGCCGGTCAAGCACAGTACCGTGTAGACAAAGCTGGTATTATCCACACGACTATCGGTCAAATTGGTTTTACTGCTGAGCAAGTAATACAGAATGCTGAAGCACTGATTGCAGATTTAAGACGTGCTAAGCCTGCTACTTCTAAAGGTATTTTCATCAAGAAAATCACTTTGTCTAGCACAATGGGTCCTGGTCTAAGTATTGATCCAGTTCCATATCGCACAGCGAAATAA
- the rplK gene encoding 50S ribosomal protein L11, producing MAKKIDGYIKLQVPAGKANPSPPIGPALGQKGVNIMAFCKEFNAATSNQEPGLPIPTEITVYSDKSFTFIMKSPPAAYLLRKAAGVAKGSGTPNTAKVGKVDRAQLEEIVKTKDADLTAAGLDAAVRTIAGTARSMGITVEGV from the coding sequence ATGGCTAAGAAGATTGATGGTTACATCAAACTACAAGTCCCTGCAGGCAAAGCAAATCCTTCACCACCGATTGGTCCAGCATTGGGTCAAAAAGGCGTGAACATCATGGCGTTCTGTAAAGAATTTAACGCTGCGACCTCAAATCAAGAGCCGGGTCTACCGATTCCTACTGAGATCACTGTATACAGCGATAAGTCATTTACCTTCATCATGAAGTCACCACCAGCTGCGTATCTATTACGTAAGGCTGCAGGTGTTGCTAAAGGTTCTGGTACACCAAATACCGCTAAAGTCGGTAAAGTTGATCGTGCGCAATTAGAAGAGATCGTTAAGACTAAAGATGCAGATTTAACTGCTGCTGGTCTTGATGCTGCTGTCCGTACCATCGCTGGTACCGCTCGTTCAATGGGTATTACCGTGGAGGGTGTATAA
- the nusG gene encoding transcription termination/antitermination protein NusG has protein sequence MRWYIVQAFSGYEKQVQRSLTDRINRSEFAESFGDVLVPTEEVVEMKDGKKRKSERKFFPGYVLIQMEMNDNTWHIVKDCPRIMGFIGGTPETPAPITQVEADRILNRLNQTETDPRPKTLFEPGEELLVIDGPFTDFKGLVEKVDYEKSKLHLTVNVFNRPTQVELEFSKVEKLD, from the coding sequence ATGCGTTGGTATATTGTCCAAGCGTTTTCAGGATATGAAAAACAAGTACAGCGTTCATTAACTGATCGTATTAACCGTAGTGAATTCGCTGAATCATTCGGTGATGTATTGGTTCCTACTGAAGAAGTCGTCGAAATGAAAGACGGCAAAAAACGTAAAAGTGAGCGTAAGTTCTTTCCGGGATATGTTTTAATCCAGATGGAAATGAACGATAATACTTGGCACATCGTTAAAGACTGCCCACGTATTATGGGCTTTATCGGTGGTACACCCGAAACGCCAGCACCGATTACGCAAGTAGAAGCCGATCGCATTTTAAATCGTCTTAATCAAACTGAAACTGACCCACGTCCTAAAACGCTATTTGAGCCGGGCGAAGAGTTGTTGGTTATCGATGGTCCATTTACTGACTTTAAAGGGTTGGTTGAAAAAGTGGATTATGAGAAATCTAAGCTACATTTAACCGTTAACGTATTTAATCGACCGACTCAGGTTGAGCTTGAGTTTAGTAAAGTTGAAAAACTAGACTAA
- the secE gene encoding preprotein translocase subunit SecE, with protein sequence MSNNQDNLENKLSDAKAIAGGMLSKDKHISAVNTSAVEVAKTGSIKDVILWLLAAAVLIGATLVNQYLPGYWQPANDLWVRIGIIVALFVFALLCLALTNQGRAFKTLLKDAAVELRRVTWPGKDETFQYTWQTIVMIAIVGFIVWLLDNFFTWFVGIFIG encoded by the coding sequence ATGAGCAATAATCAAGATAACCTCGAGAATAAGTTATCTGATGCCAAGGCAATTGCTGGTGGAATGCTGTCTAAAGATAAGCACATCTCAGCGGTTAACACCTCTGCTGTTGAAGTTGCTAAGACGGGCTCAATAAAAGATGTGATCTTGTGGCTACTTGCCGCAGCCGTTTTAATTGGTGCAACCTTAGTCAATCAATATCTACCCGGCTATTGGCAACCTGCCAATGATCTTTGGGTACGTATTGGTATTATCGTTGCGCTTTTTGTATTTGCACTGCTATGTCTGGCATTGACTAATCAAGGCCGTGCCTTTAAAACTTTATTGAAAGACGCTGCTGTAGAACTACGCCGCGTTACATGGCCAGGCAAAGACGAAACCTTTCAATACACCTGGCAAACGATTGTCATGATTGCGATTGTTGGTTTTATAGTTTGGTTGTTGGATAACTTTTTTACTTGGTTCGTTGGCATATTTATTGGTTAA
- the tuf gene encoding elongation factor Tu has translation MAKAKFERVKPHVNVGTIGHVDHGKTTLTAAIATVAAITSGGEAKDYAAIDSAPEEKARGITINTSHVEYDTPTRHYAHVDCPGHADYVKNMITGAAQMDGAILVVSATDGPMPQTREHILLSRQVGVPYIVVFMNKCDMVDDEELLELVEMEVRELLSDYDFPGDDTPIVKGSATEALKGSQEKYGQPAVVELLNILDTYIPEPERDIDKAFLMPIEDVFSISGRGTVVTGRVESGIVRVGDEIEIVGIRDTQKTTCTGVEMFRKLLDEGRAGENCGVLLRGTKREDVQRGQVLAKPGSITPHTKFDAEVYVLSKEEGGRHTPFLNGYRPQFYFRTTDVTGAIQLQDGTEMVMPGDNVEMGVELIHPIAMDKGLRFAIREGGRTVGAGVVATVLN, from the coding sequence ATGGCAAAGGCCAAGTTTGAACGCGTAAAACCACACGTTAACGTCGGTACCATCGGACACGTTGACCACGGTAAAACAACCCTTACCGCTGCTATCGCAACTGTAGCTGCAATCACCTCTGGTGGCGAAGCCAAAGACTACGCAGCCATTGACAGTGCACCAGAAGAAAAAGCACGTGGCATCACCATCAACACCTCACACGTAGAATATGACACGCCAACACGTCATTATGCCCACGTCGATTGCCCAGGTCACGCCGATTATGTTAAAAACATGATCACCGGTGCGGCTCAAATGGATGGTGCTATTCTAGTTGTATCAGCCACTGACGGCCCAATGCCACAAACCCGTGAGCACATCCTGCTTTCACGTCAGGTTGGCGTACCGTACATCGTCGTGTTCATGAACAAATGTGACATGGTTGATGACGAAGAATTGTTAGAGCTAGTAGAAATGGAAGTTCGTGAATTATTAAGCGACTATGACTTCCCAGGTGATGACACCCCAATCGTTAAAGGCTCAGCTACTGAAGCCCTTAAAGGTTCACAAGAAAAATACGGCCAACCAGCGGTCGTAGAACTACTAAACATCCTAGATACTTACATCCCAGAGCCAGAGCGTGACATCGACAAAGCATTCCTAATGCCAATCGAAGACGTATTCTCAATCTCAGGTCGTGGTACTGTGGTAACTGGCCGTGTTGAATCAGGTATCGTACGCGTTGGCGACGAAATCGAAATCGTCGGTATCCGTGACACGCAAAAAACCACCTGTACTGGTGTAGAGATGTTCCGTAAACTGCTTGACGAAGGTCGTGCAGGCGAAAACTGTGGCGTACTACTACGTGGTACTAAACGTGAAGACGTACAACGTGGCCAAGTACTTGCTAAACCAGGTTCTATCACCCCGCACACTAAGTTTGACGCTGAAGTATATGTATTGTCAAAAGAAGAGGGTGGTCGTCACACACCATTCCTAAACGGCTATCGTCCACAGTTCTACTTCCGTACCACTGACGTAACTGGCGCAATCCAATTACAAGACGGTACTGAAATGGTAATGCCTGGTGATAACGTTGAGATGGGCGTAGAGCTTATCCACCCAATCGCTATGGACAAAGGTCTTCGCTTCGCTATTCGTGAAGGCGGCCGTACGGTAGGCGCTGGTGTTGTTGCTACTGTATTGAACTAA
- the fusA gene encoding elongation factor G: MARITPLKRYRNIGISAHIDAGKTTTTERVLFYTGVSHKLGETHDGAATMDFMEQEQERGITIASAATTCFWSGMAKQFDEHRINIIDTPGHVDFTIEVERSMRVLDGACMVYCAVGGVQPQSETVWRQANKYKVPRLAFVNKMDRVGADFFRVVEQIKTRLGGKAVPLVIPIGKEDYFEGVVDLVTMKAIYWDEASQGMEYEEREIPAELQEQAEEYREYLVENAAEATEELMEEYLENGELSVEQIHSAIRQLTINNEIIPLLCGTAFKNKGVQKMLDAVIQYLPAPIDVPAIKGILDDKDESEGTREASDDAPFAALAFKIMNDKFVGNLTFVRVYSGVLKQGSSVYNPVKMKRERVGRIVQMMADAQQELQEIRTGDIAALVGMKDVTTGDTLCDEQNVITLERMEFPDPVISLAVEPKTKADQERMSIALGRLAKEDPSFRVHTDEESGQTIISGMGELHLEILVDRMKREFNVEANIGAPQVAYRETIRETVEQEGKFVRQTGGRGKFGHVWLRLEPMDPAGEVLYEFAEEVVGGTVPKEFHGAVDKGIQERMKNGVLAGYPIVGVKATLYDGSYHDVDSDELSFKMAGSIAFRKGFMAANPTLLEPVMKVEVETPEDYMGDIMGDLNRRRGMVQGMEDLPGGTKQIRAEVPLAEMFGYATQMRSMSQGRATYSMEFQKYAEIPKSVAADIISKFNSKDGDE; the protein is encoded by the coding sequence ATGGCTCGTATAACTCCCCTAAAACGCTATCGTAATATTGGTATCTCAGCGCATATTGATGCTGGTAAGACTACTACTACTGAGCGTGTTTTGTTCTACACCGGTGTCAGTCACAAACTTGGTGAAACGCATGATGGTGCGGCTACCATGGACTTTATGGAGCAAGAACAAGAGCGCGGTATTACCATTGCTTCTGCGGCGACAACTTGTTTTTGGTCAGGTATGGCCAAGCAGTTTGATGAACACCGTATCAACATCATTGACACCCCAGGTCACGTTGACTTCACGATTGAAGTTGAACGCTCTATGCGTGTGCTTGATGGCGCGTGCATGGTGTATTGTGCAGTAGGCGGCGTACAGCCACAGTCTGAGACCGTATGGCGTCAGGCAAATAAATATAAAGTGCCACGTCTTGCATTCGTTAATAAAATGGATCGCGTTGGTGCCGACTTCTTCCGTGTTGTCGAACAAATCAAAACTCGTCTAGGCGGCAAGGCAGTACCATTGGTTATTCCAATTGGTAAAGAAGACTACTTTGAAGGTGTTGTTGATCTTGTGACCATGAAAGCCATCTATTGGGATGAAGCCTCTCAAGGTATGGAATACGAAGAACGTGAGATTCCAGCTGAATTACAAGAACAAGCAGAAGAGTATCGCGAGTATCTGGTAGAAAATGCTGCTGAAGCCACTGAAGAGTTGATGGAAGAATATTTAGAAAATGGTGAATTGTCTGTTGAGCAGATTCATAGTGCCATTCGTCAACTAACGATTAATAATGAAATCATCCCATTACTTTGTGGTACAGCCTTTAAAAACAAAGGCGTTCAAAAAATGTTGGATGCAGTTATTCAGTATCTTCCAGCACCAATAGATGTACCTGCTATTAAAGGTATTCTTGACGACAAAGACGAAAGCGAAGGTACTCGTGAAGCTTCAGATGATGCACCGTTTGCTGCTCTAGCGTTCAAAATCATGAACGACAAGTTCGTTGGTAACTTAACCTTCGTACGTGTTTATTCAGGTGTTCTAAAGCAAGGCAGTAGCGTTTATAACCCTGTTAAAATGAAGCGTGAGCGTGTTGGCCGTATCGTGCAGATGATGGCAGATGCCCAACAAGAGCTACAAGAGATTCGTACGGGTGATATCGCAGCCTTAGTTGGCATGAAAGACGTGACTACTGGTGATACCTTATGTGATGAGCAAAATGTTATCACGCTTGAGCGTATGGAATTCCCAGATCCAGTTATCAGCCTAGCGGTTGAACCTAAGACTAAAGCTGACCAAGAAAGAATGTCAATTGCTTTAGGTCGTTTGGCGAAAGAAGATCCATCGTTCCGTGTGCATACTGACGAAGAATCTGGTCAGACTATCATCAGTGGTATGGGTGAGCTGCATTTAGAAATTCTTGTTGACCGTATGAAGCGTGAATTCAACGTAGAAGCCAACATCGGTGCGCCGCAGGTTGCTTATCGCGAAACGATTCGTGAAACTGTTGAACAAGAAGGCAAATTCGTACGTCAAACGGGTGGTCGTGGTAAGTTTGGTCACGTTTGGTTACGTCTTGAGCCTATGGATCCAGCAGGCGAAGTTTTATACGAATTCGCTGAAGAAGTTGTTGGTGGTACAGTACCAAAAGAATTCCACGGTGCGGTTGATAAAGGTATTCAAGAACGCATGAAAAATGGCGTACTTGCTGGCTATCCAATCGTTGGCGTAAAAGCAACCTTGTATGATGGTTCTTACCATGATGTTGACTCGGATGAGTTATCATTTAAAATGGCAGGTTCTATCGCTTTCCGTAAAGGCTTCATGGCTGCAAACCCAACGCTACTTGAGCCAGTAATGAAAGTAGAAGTTGAAACACCTGAAGATTATATGGGTGATATCATGGGCGATCTAAACCGTCGTCGTGGTATGGTTCAAGGCATGGAAGATTTACCTGGTGGCACCAAGCAGATTCGTGCAGAAGTACCATTAGCAGAAATGTTTGGTTATGCGACACAAATGCGCTCAATGTCACAGGGCCGTGCAACATACTCAATGGAATTCCAAAAGTACGCTGAGATTCCAAAATCAGTTGCCGCTGACATCATCTCTAAGTTCAATTCTAAAGATGGCGACGAGTAA